A genomic segment from Lutzomyia longipalpis isolate SR_M1_2022 chromosome 3, ASM2433408v1 encodes:
- the LOC129793816 gene encoding arginine-glutamic acid dipeptide repeats protein isoform X7: protein MAASTQGEIRVGPGHQVNDIYAKLPDYQPISKYQCDNKDSERDLEDPRWSPGVVLDGDLMMYLRAARSMAAFQGMCDGGSPEDGCLAASRDDTTINALDVLHDSGYDPGKALQTLVKCPVPKGIDKKWSEDETKRFIKGLRQFGKNFFRIHKDLLPHKQTPELVEFYYLWKKTPGANNNRPHRRRRQGSLRRIRNTRASNSTPNAKKEETPEPTSQEQRPSPVSKEENSSLTEDDASECDSDSSATNKLLHEGSTPAGSDFLGDESPSRMRTRNKQSSKDQPSSKRPKRGSETPDATAESPRTPNKSDKKKSKSETPNKGRKRQNDASDESDEKDKRKRSDTPSESGNSDSRPESVLDDAENATESPEANCSVGGPKEAEEKLIDPLATPMEAAVVVGSGVVPKEGAEDEPMPPSCKVEEPVALVTEAVAAPVAVGGGDVKESPAEEPIKSVGEKKASVEEEEAAAAAASEDDKEQQQEMLSKIANMKQEIIPSAGDQSGQPPMQKEVMFIKREPGEDSLEENVTGNAEVQQQQQQQQDIKCKVEIKTEGKVQNDEGTGQQQQLQQQQQDPGKYDVEMKPAYEATVKYPPPELGPMKFSTSTDEPMKYGDPLKYSADVLMKYPTDMSGKYPAVPIDATKYGSGQELPQIKYEMKPYMEQPQNLKYPEGGALKPYPESALKMPPSGQQPPPPNQDPMHLLKGAYPMPNMKYTPPPADALKYGGNEPASPGMGKSLFGGDGPSPAHGIPRSPYDASPMMKFGDQMMKYHSMAGVAMPPTSQPDARDAPQHPGMKYPGEGGIPKNQFTADNLMKSVTYDSPVGMKYPPSESPLDASSRSTPNQDSQSSNSNSQTQPLHLHGGPGSISSPHSAQQTISPLTTSSHSLSQQQPTPLIVSHPGLLPPLPANHPSLMSASASPSSVPPPPTMHQPLAMPPISVPSSLSQGPLKLPPNPLLPPSQQHPLHRPHQDALSGGHPLSSGGPPTGQTTSPHSHHVSAQSASQRRSPSPTAVSVRSDSASSGAARESGGHSSGRTSPPPPIGAMIPNSAMVGHPLPLHLGHHAPGGIPLPPHHPAAHLGGHLGHNPLLPPSMAAGNMPLPLLGGPPGALSLGGEPGRRTPISSASSLHQLGSMHSTTSQSPHTQQSSVASMTPSSFSRASPSTAPSQQNASSGGSGGPSQHRVGSPLPLTAGLSRTSPLHLVPQSPIGAHHQSAAAAAALSAAERDRHAMRQQSPHMTPPPTSVSSSFMPSPLSKMYGPPGAGQRHLGASPPPPSHHLRPGASPPVVRHPQMPLPLPLIGPPAGIPTPMGVHPAAQNAYPHHLIHPSMFYPHHHSPFNSPYPYHPYGPSFSYMKPPPPGGPLEPGVISHHQSVTSRCEETPTHVDKQMTITSSQSVQHKIKSQPPKTPQNPPVGATAPPGGSQSQYPSPVHGYPPAHPFPESPLSGKTSHMDALRAHAHAASNSLGSHHPVEPVHVDIDPDPEPEIPSPPQHIQRGPSPEAKPDDTECHRSQSAIFVRRCDRGDYNSCTRTDLEFKPVAGSTLARKREERDRKLAERERERRQQQQQQQQQQQQQQQQAQQQAKLKSEIKPFSDTPALRQLSEYARPHVAFSPVEPMVPPYHPMGPMYSRERLINNFREFEELKNQQAAAVGPANPHWMEFYRMRGIHPSQFPLYGNPAAISQLERERLGIPPPHHVGLDPNDPMIRLTGEYHAHSHTHLHLHSQQQQEAAGFQLPPNVPPYTRPNVLLPREPHPDVLLRMSYADQIQAAEFQRLDRAHSFHEQYFRHHEREMKVRALEEATRGKH, encoded by the exons ATGGCGGCCTCCACTCAGGGCGAAATAAGAGTGGGTCCTGGCCACCAGGTAAACGATATCTAT GCCAAGTTACCAGACTATCAGCCAATTTCGAAGTACCAATGCGACAACAAGGACTCCGAGCGTGACCTCGAGGATCCTCGATGGAGTCCGGGTGTTGTTTTGGATGGTGATTTGATGATGTACTTACGTGCAGCTCGATCAATGGCCGCGTTTCAAg GTATGTGCGATGGAGGCTCACCCGAGGATGGATGTTTAGCTGCTAGCAGGGACGATACAACTATAAACGCATTAGACGTT TTACACGATTCAGGTTATGATCCTGGAAAAGCACTTCAGACATTAGTAAAGTGTCCCGTACCCAAGGGTATCGATAAAAAGTGGTCAGAAGACGAAACGAAGCGTTTCATCAAGGGTTTACGTCAATTTGGCAAGAATTTCTTTCGCATCCACAAAGATCTCTTGCCGCACAAGCAAACGCCGGAActtgtggaattttattatttgtggAAGAAGACACCCGGCGCTAACAATAATCGTCCCCATCGACGACGTCGTCAGGGTTCACTGAGACGCATACGGAATACCAGGGCGAGCAATTCGACGCCAAACGCCAAAAAGGAGGAAACTCCAGAACCAACTTcg CAGGAACAGAGACCATCACCGGTttcaaaggaagaaaatagTTCATTAACAGAGGACGACGCAAGTGAATGTGATAGCGATTCAAGTGCTACGAATAAAC tTTTACACGAAGGTTCAACACCAGCTGGAAGTGATTTTCTCGGTGACGAATCCCCATCGAGAATGCGAACGCGGAATAAGCAGTCGTCCAAAGATCAGCCGAGTAGTAAGAGGCCAAAGCGTGGATCTGAGACACCTGATGCCACAGCTGAGAGTCCCAGAACACCAAATAAGTCCGACAA gaaaaagAGCAAAAGTGAGACTCCCAATAAGGGAAGGAAGCGTCAAAATGATGCAAGTGATGAGAGTGATGAGAAGGATAAGAGAAAGCGTTCAGACACCCCGTCTGAGAGTGGGAATTCCGATAGTCGTCCTGAATCGGTGTTGGATGATGCTGAAAATGCCACAGAGTCCCCAGAAGCAAATTGCAGTGTTGGTGGCCCCAAGGAGGCTGAAGAGAAGCTCATTGATCCCCTTGCAACACCAATGGAAGCTGCTGTGGTGGTGGGAAGTGGTGTTGTACCCAAAGAGGGTGCTGAAGATGAACCAATGCCACCGTCGTGTAAAGTGGAAGAACCTGTTGCTCTTGTGACGGAGGCAGTGGCAGCTCCTGTGGCTGTGGGTGGAGGTGATGTAAAGGAATCTCCTGCAGAAGAACCCATTAAGAGTGTTGGTGAGAAGAAGGCATCAGTGGAGGAGGAggaagcagcagcagcagcagcatcggAGGATGATAAGGAACAACAACAGGAGATGCTGTCAAAGATTGCAAATATGAAGCAGGAAATTATCCCGTCGGCAGGAGATCAATCAGGACAACCACCAATGCAGAAGGAAGTGATGTTTATCAAGAGGGAGCCAGGAGAGGATTCTCTCGAGGAGAATGTCACTGGAAATGCTGAAGTgcagcaacagcaacaacaacagcaGGAtattaaatgcaaagtcgAGATAAAGACTGAAGGAAAGGTGCAGAATGACGAAGGAACtgggcagcagcagcaactgCAGCAACAGCAACAAGATCCAGGGAAGTATGATGTAGAGATGAAGCCAGCCTATGAGGCAACAGTGAAGTATCCACCTCCGGAACTTGGACCCATGAAATTCTCCACATCAACGGATGAACCCATGAAGTATGGTGATCCATTGAAGTACAGTGCTGATGTTCTCATGAAATACCCAACGGATATGAGTGGGAAGTATCCAGCTGTACCAATTGATGCGACAAAGTATGGGAGTGGTCAGGAATTGCCACAGATTAAGTATGAGATGAAGCCGTATATGGAGCAACCGCAGAATCTCAAATATCCCGAAGGAGGAGCATTGAAGCCATATCCGGAGAGTGCTCTCAAGATGCCTCCATCTGGTCAGCAGCCGCCACCACCGAATCAGGATCCAATGCACCTCCTTAAGGGTGCCTATCCAATGCCCAATATGAAGTATACCCCACCACCGGCTGATGCTCTCAAATACGGTGGCAATGAACCGGCAAGCCCCGGAATGGGAAAATCTCTCTTTGGTGGTGATGGTCCAAGCCCAGCCCATGGGATCCCTCGCTCGCCCTACGATGCATCGCCAATGATGAAGTTTGGGGATCAAATGATGAAGTATCACAGCATGGCGGGAGTTGCTATGCCACCCACAAGTCAACCAGATGCCCGTGATGCGCCCCAACATCCGGGAATGAAGTATCCCGGAGAGGGAGGAATccccaaaaatcaatttaccgCAGATAATCTCATGAAGAGTGTGACGTATGATTCACCAGTTGGCATGAAGTATCCCCCATCGGAGAGTCCCCTTGATGCCTCATCGCGCTCAACACCGAATCAGGATAGTCAAAGTAGCAATAGTAACAGTCAAACGCAACCATTGCACCTCCATGGTGGGCCAGGAAGTATTTCTTCGCCACATTCAGCACAACAGACCATCTCACCGCTAACAACATCATCGCACAGCTTGTCACAGCAGCAACCAACACCACTGATTGTGAGTCATCCGGGGCTTTTGCCACCACTTCCGGCAAATCATCCATCTCTCATGAGTGCTTCGGCGTCCCCGTCGTCAGTTCCGCCGCCGCCAACAATGCATCAACCACTTGCAATGCCACCAATTAGTGTTCCATCGTCCCTCAGTCAGGGCCCGTTGAAATTGCCACCGAATCCATTGTTGCCACCATCGCAGCAGCATCCACTTCACAGGCCCCATCAGGATGCCCTATCAGGGGGACATCCACTGTCATCAGGTGGGCCACCCACGGGGCAGACAACATCACCACATTCCCACCACGTATCAGCACAATCGGCATCACAACGGCGAAGCCCATCACCAACAGCG GTGAGTGTGAGGAGTGATAGTGCAAGTAGTGGAGCTGCCCGTGAGAGTGGTGGACACTCATCGGGGAGGACATCTCCACCGCCACCAATTGGTGCAATGATCCCCAATAGTGCAATGGTGGGTCACCCACTACCCCTGCATCTTGGGCATCATGCCCCAGGTGGGATTCCCCTGCCGCCGCATCATCCAGCAGCCCATCTTGGTGGGCATTTGGGGCACAATCCGCTGTTGCCGCCCTCAATGGCTGCTGGGAATATGCCTCTGCCTCTGCTGGGTGGACCTCCGGGGGCGCTTTCGCTTGGCGGTGAACCCGGCAGGAGGACACCCATTTCGTCAGCAAGTAGCCTCCATCAATTGGGATCAATGCATAGCACAACATCCCAATCCCCACATACACAACAGAGCTCTGTTGCATCCATGACACCGAGTAGCTTTAGTCGTGCTAGCCCAAGTACGGCTCCATCGCAGCAGAATGCCTCATCGGGTGGTAGTGGTGGGCCATCACAGCATCGTGTGGGCTCACCACTTCCCCTAACAGCTGGCCTGAGTCGCACAAGCCCCTTGCACCTTGTTCCACAGAGTCCTATTGGGGCTCATCATCAATCTGCCGCTGCGGCGGCTGCTCTGTCGGCCGCTGAACGCGATCGGCATGCAATGCGTCAGCAATCTCCGCACATGACACCTCCACCCACCTCAGTATCGTCATCCTTCATGCCGAGTCCACTGAGTAAGATGTACGGGCCTCCGGGTGCGGGGCAGCGACACCTGGGTGCTTCACCGCCTCCACCGTCGCACCATTTACGCCCCGGAGCTTCCCCACCGGTGGTGCGTCATCCACAAATGCCTCTCCCACTACCTCTAATTGGGCCCCCAGCGGGTATCCCAACGCCCATGGGTGTCCATCCAGCTGCCCAGAATGCCTATCCGCATCATCTAATCCACCCATCGATGTTCTACCCGCATCACCATAGTCCCTTCAATTCGCCCTATCCCTACCATCCGTATGGCCCGAGTTTCTCCTACATGAAACCCCCACCACCGGGTGGACCCCTCGAACCGGGTGTCATATCGCACCATCAAAGTGTTACGTCGCGCTGCGAAGAAACCCCAACGCATGTGGACAAGCAGATGACCATTACGAGTTCTCAGAGTGTTCAGCATAAG ATAAAGAGTCAACCACCGAagactccccaaaatccacctGTTGGTGCAACAGCCCCTCCAGGTGGGTCACAGAGTCAATACCCGAGTCCCGTGCATGGGTATCCACCGGCACATCCCTTCCCAGAGAGTCCACTTTCGGGGAAGACAAGTCACATGGATGCCCTACGTGCGCATGCTCATGCAGCCAGCAATAGTCTTGGTTCCCATCATCCCGTGGAGCCGGTTCATGTGGATATTGATCCGGATCCAGAACCAGAAATTCCCAGTCCTCCGCAGCACATACAGCGTGGACCGAGTCCCGAAGCAAAACCAGATGACACCGAATGTCATAGGTCACAGTCTGCAAT ATTTGTGAGACGATGCGATCGTGGGGATTACAATTCGTGCACAAGGACAGATTTGGAATTTAAACCCGTTGCTGGGTCAACATTGGCGCGAAAGCGTGAAGAGAGGGACCGGAAATTGGCTGAGAGGGAACGTGAGAGACgacagcagcagcaacaacagcaacagcagcagcagcaacagcagcaacagGCTCAg CAACAGGCAAAGTTAAAGTCTGAAATTAAACCATTCAGTGATACTCCAGCCCTGAGGCAGCTTTCGGAGTACGCCAGGCCACATGTGGCCTTCAG CCCTGTTGAGCCGATGGTACCACCATATCATCCAATGGGCCCAATGTACAGTAGAGAAAG ATTAATCAACAATTTCAGAGAATTTGAAGAGTTGAAGAATCAACAAGCAGCTGCTGTGGGACCAGCTAATCCACATTGGATGGAGTTCTATCGCATGAG GGGCATTCATCCGTCGCAGTTTCCACTGTATGGCAATCCAGCGGCAATATCGCAACTTGAACGTGAAAGATTAG GTATTCCACCACCGCATCATGTAGGGCTCGATCCCAATGACCCAATG ATCCGCCTGACGGGCGAATACCATGCCCATTCGCATACACATTTGCATTTACATTCGCAACAGCAGCAAGAAGCGGCAGGATTTCAGCTACCAC cGAATGTTCCACCCTATACTCGCCCGAATGTATTATTGCCTAGAGAACCACATCCTGATGTCCTTCTCCGTATGTCTTATGCTGATCAGATTCAG gcTGCTGAATTCCAACGTCTCGATCGAGCTCATTCATTCCACGAGCAGTACTTTCG ACATCATGAAAGGGAAATGAAAGTAAGAGCACTGGAGGAGGCAACACGTGGAAAACACTGA
- the LOC129793816 gene encoding arginine-glutamic acid dipeptide repeats protein isoform X17: protein MAASTQGEIRVGPGHQAKLPDYQPISKYQCDNKDSERDLEDPRWSPGVVLDGDLMMYLRAARSMAAFQGMCDGGSPEDGCLAASRDDTTINALDVLHDSGYDPGKALQTLVKCPVPKGIDKKWSEDETKRFIKGLRQFGKNFFRIHKDLLPHKQTPELVEFYYLWKKTPGANNNRPHRRRRQGSLRRIRNTRASNSTPNAKKEETPEPTSQEQRPSPVSKEENSSLTEDDASECDSDSSATNKRSTPAGSDFLGDESPSRMRTRNKQSSKDQPSSKRPKRGSETPDATAESPRTPNKSDKKKSKSETPNKGRKRQNDASDESDEKDKRKRSDTPSESGNSDSRPESVLDDAENATESPEANCSVGGPKEAEEKLIDPLATPMEAAVVVGSGVVPKEGAEDEPMPPSCKVEEPVALVTEAVAAPVAVGGGDVKESPAEEPIKSVGEKKASVEEEEAAAAAASEDDKEQQQEMLSKIANMKQEIIPSAGDQSGQPPMQKEVMFIKREPGEDSLEENVTGNAEVQQQQQQQQDIKCKVEIKTEGKVQNDEGTGQQQQLQQQQQDPGKYDVEMKPAYEATVKYPPPELGPMKFSTSTDEPMKYGDPLKYSADVLMKYPTDMSGKYPAVPIDATKYGSGQELPQIKYEMKPYMEQPQNLKYPEGGALKPYPESALKMPPSGQQPPPPNQDPMHLLKGAYPMPNMKYTPPPADALKYGGNEPASPGMGKSLFGGDGPSPAHGIPRSPYDASPMMKFGDQMMKYHSMAGVAMPPTSQPDARDAPQHPGMKYPGEGGIPKNQFTADNLMKSVTYDSPVGMKYPPSESPLDASSRSTPNQDSQSSNSNSQTQPLHLHGGPGSISSPHSAQQTISPLTTSSHSLSQQQPTPLIVSHPGLLPPLPANHPSLMSASASPSSVPPPPTMHQPLAMPPISVPSSLSQGPLKLPPNPLLPPSQQHPLHRPHQDALSGGHPLSSGGPPTGQTTSPHSHHVSAQSASQRRSPSPTAVSVRSDSASSGAARESGGHSSGRTSPPPPIGAMIPNSAMVGHPLPLHLGHHAPGGIPLPPHHPAAHLGGHLGHNPLLPPSMAAGNMPLPLLGGPPGALSLGGEPGRRTPISSASSLHQLGSMHSTTSQSPHTQQSSVASMTPSSFSRASPSTAPSQQNASSGGSGGPSQHRVGSPLPLTAGLSRTSPLHLVPQSPIGAHHQSAAAAAALSAAERDRHAMRQQSPHMTPPPTSVSSSFMPSPLSKMYGPPGAGQRHLGASPPPPSHHLRPGASPPVVRHPQMPLPLPLIGPPAGIPTPMGVHPAAQNAYPHHLIHPSMFYPHHHSPFNSPYPYHPYGPSFSYMKPPPPGGPLEPGVISHHQSVTSRCEETPTHVDKQMTITSSQSVQHKIKSQPPKTPQNPPVGATAPPGGSQSQYPSPVHGYPPAHPFPESPLSGKTSHMDALRAHAHAASNSLGSHHPVEPVHVDIDPDPEPEIPSPPQHIQRGPSPEAKPDDTECHRSQSAIFVRRCDRGDYNSCTRTDLEFKPVAGSTLARKREERDRKLAERERERRQQQQQQQQQQQQQQQQAQQQAKLKSEIKPFSDTPALRQLSEYARPHVAFSPVEPMVPPYHPMGPMYSRERLINNFREFEELKNQQAAAVGPANPHWMEFYRMRGIHPSQFPLYGNPAAISQLERERLGIPPPHHVGLDPNDPMQEAAGFQLPPNVPPYTRPNVLLPREPHPDVLLRMSYADQIQAAEFQRLDRAHSFHEQYFRHHEREMKVRALEEATRGKH, encoded by the exons ATGGCGGCCTCCACTCAGGGCGAAATAAGAGTGGGTCCTGGCCACCAG GCCAAGTTACCAGACTATCAGCCAATTTCGAAGTACCAATGCGACAACAAGGACTCCGAGCGTGACCTCGAGGATCCTCGATGGAGTCCGGGTGTTGTTTTGGATGGTGATTTGATGATGTACTTACGTGCAGCTCGATCAATGGCCGCGTTTCAAg GTATGTGCGATGGAGGCTCACCCGAGGATGGATGTTTAGCTGCTAGCAGGGACGATACAACTATAAACGCATTAGACGTT TTACACGATTCAGGTTATGATCCTGGAAAAGCACTTCAGACATTAGTAAAGTGTCCCGTACCCAAGGGTATCGATAAAAAGTGGTCAGAAGACGAAACGAAGCGTTTCATCAAGGGTTTACGTCAATTTGGCAAGAATTTCTTTCGCATCCACAAAGATCTCTTGCCGCACAAGCAAACGCCGGAActtgtggaattttattatttgtggAAGAAGACACCCGGCGCTAACAATAATCGTCCCCATCGACGACGTCGTCAGGGTTCACTGAGACGCATACGGAATACCAGGGCGAGCAATTCGACGCCAAACGCCAAAAAGGAGGAAACTCCAGAACCAACTTcg CAGGAACAGAGACCATCACCGGTttcaaaggaagaaaatagTTCATTAACAGAGGACGACGCAAGTGAATGTGATAGCGATTCAAGTGCTACGAATAAAC GTTCAACACCAGCTGGAAGTGATTTTCTCGGTGACGAATCCCCATCGAGAATGCGAACGCGGAATAAGCAGTCGTCCAAAGATCAGCCGAGTAGTAAGAGGCCAAAGCGTGGATCTGAGACACCTGATGCCACAGCTGAGAGTCCCAGAACACCAAATAAGTCCGACAA gaaaaagAGCAAAAGTGAGACTCCCAATAAGGGAAGGAAGCGTCAAAATGATGCAAGTGATGAGAGTGATGAGAAGGATAAGAGAAAGCGTTCAGACACCCCGTCTGAGAGTGGGAATTCCGATAGTCGTCCTGAATCGGTGTTGGATGATGCTGAAAATGCCACAGAGTCCCCAGAAGCAAATTGCAGTGTTGGTGGCCCCAAGGAGGCTGAAGAGAAGCTCATTGATCCCCTTGCAACACCAATGGAAGCTGCTGTGGTGGTGGGAAGTGGTGTTGTACCCAAAGAGGGTGCTGAAGATGAACCAATGCCACCGTCGTGTAAAGTGGAAGAACCTGTTGCTCTTGTGACGGAGGCAGTGGCAGCTCCTGTGGCTGTGGGTGGAGGTGATGTAAAGGAATCTCCTGCAGAAGAACCCATTAAGAGTGTTGGTGAGAAGAAGGCATCAGTGGAGGAGGAggaagcagcagcagcagcagcatcggAGGATGATAAGGAACAACAACAGGAGATGCTGTCAAAGATTGCAAATATGAAGCAGGAAATTATCCCGTCGGCAGGAGATCAATCAGGACAACCACCAATGCAGAAGGAAGTGATGTTTATCAAGAGGGAGCCAGGAGAGGATTCTCTCGAGGAGAATGTCACTGGAAATGCTGAAGTgcagcaacagcaacaacaacagcaGGAtattaaatgcaaagtcgAGATAAAGACTGAAGGAAAGGTGCAGAATGACGAAGGAACtgggcagcagcagcaactgCAGCAACAGCAACAAGATCCAGGGAAGTATGATGTAGAGATGAAGCCAGCCTATGAGGCAACAGTGAAGTATCCACCTCCGGAACTTGGACCCATGAAATTCTCCACATCAACGGATGAACCCATGAAGTATGGTGATCCATTGAAGTACAGTGCTGATGTTCTCATGAAATACCCAACGGATATGAGTGGGAAGTATCCAGCTGTACCAATTGATGCGACAAAGTATGGGAGTGGTCAGGAATTGCCACAGATTAAGTATGAGATGAAGCCGTATATGGAGCAACCGCAGAATCTCAAATATCCCGAAGGAGGAGCATTGAAGCCATATCCGGAGAGTGCTCTCAAGATGCCTCCATCTGGTCAGCAGCCGCCACCACCGAATCAGGATCCAATGCACCTCCTTAAGGGTGCCTATCCAATGCCCAATATGAAGTATACCCCACCACCGGCTGATGCTCTCAAATACGGTGGCAATGAACCGGCAAGCCCCGGAATGGGAAAATCTCTCTTTGGTGGTGATGGTCCAAGCCCAGCCCATGGGATCCCTCGCTCGCCCTACGATGCATCGCCAATGATGAAGTTTGGGGATCAAATGATGAAGTATCACAGCATGGCGGGAGTTGCTATGCCACCCACAAGTCAACCAGATGCCCGTGATGCGCCCCAACATCCGGGAATGAAGTATCCCGGAGAGGGAGGAATccccaaaaatcaatttaccgCAGATAATCTCATGAAGAGTGTGACGTATGATTCACCAGTTGGCATGAAGTATCCCCCATCGGAGAGTCCCCTTGATGCCTCATCGCGCTCAACACCGAATCAGGATAGTCAAAGTAGCAATAGTAACAGTCAAACGCAACCATTGCACCTCCATGGTGGGCCAGGAAGTATTTCTTCGCCACATTCAGCACAACAGACCATCTCACCGCTAACAACATCATCGCACAGCTTGTCACAGCAGCAACCAACACCACTGATTGTGAGTCATCCGGGGCTTTTGCCACCACTTCCGGCAAATCATCCATCTCTCATGAGTGCTTCGGCGTCCCCGTCGTCAGTTCCGCCGCCGCCAACAATGCATCAACCACTTGCAATGCCACCAATTAGTGTTCCATCGTCCCTCAGTCAGGGCCCGTTGAAATTGCCACCGAATCCATTGTTGCCACCATCGCAGCAGCATCCACTTCACAGGCCCCATCAGGATGCCCTATCAGGGGGACATCCACTGTCATCAGGTGGGCCACCCACGGGGCAGACAACATCACCACATTCCCACCACGTATCAGCACAATCGGCATCACAACGGCGAAGCCCATCACCAACAGCG GTGAGTGTGAGGAGTGATAGTGCAAGTAGTGGAGCTGCCCGTGAGAGTGGTGGACACTCATCGGGGAGGACATCTCCACCGCCACCAATTGGTGCAATGATCCCCAATAGTGCAATGGTGGGTCACCCACTACCCCTGCATCTTGGGCATCATGCCCCAGGTGGGATTCCCCTGCCGCCGCATCATCCAGCAGCCCATCTTGGTGGGCATTTGGGGCACAATCCGCTGTTGCCGCCCTCAATGGCTGCTGGGAATATGCCTCTGCCTCTGCTGGGTGGACCTCCGGGGGCGCTTTCGCTTGGCGGTGAACCCGGCAGGAGGACACCCATTTCGTCAGCAAGTAGCCTCCATCAATTGGGATCAATGCATAGCACAACATCCCAATCCCCACATACACAACAGAGCTCTGTTGCATCCATGACACCGAGTAGCTTTAGTCGTGCTAGCCCAAGTACGGCTCCATCGCAGCAGAATGCCTCATCGGGTGGTAGTGGTGGGCCATCACAGCATCGTGTGGGCTCACCACTTCCCCTAACAGCTGGCCTGAGTCGCACAAGCCCCTTGCACCTTGTTCCACAGAGTCCTATTGGGGCTCATCATCAATCTGCCGCTGCGGCGGCTGCTCTGTCGGCCGCTGAACGCGATCGGCATGCAATGCGTCAGCAATCTCCGCACATGACACCTCCACCCACCTCAGTATCGTCATCCTTCATGCCGAGTCCACTGAGTAAGATGTACGGGCCTCCGGGTGCGGGGCAGCGACACCTGGGTGCTTCACCGCCTCCACCGTCGCACCATTTACGCCCCGGAGCTTCCCCACCGGTGGTGCGTCATCCACAAATGCCTCTCCCACTACCTCTAATTGGGCCCCCAGCGGGTATCCCAACGCCCATGGGTGTCCATCCAGCTGCCCAGAATGCCTATCCGCATCATCTAATCCACCCATCGATGTTCTACCCGCATCACCATAGTCCCTTCAATTCGCCCTATCCCTACCATCCGTATGGCCCGAGTTTCTCCTACATGAAACCCCCACCACCGGGTGGACCCCTCGAACCGGGTGTCATATCGCACCATCAAAGTGTTACGTCGCGCTGCGAAGAAACCCCAACGCATGTGGACAAGCAGATGACCATTACGAGTTCTCAGAGTGTTCAGCATAAG ATAAAGAGTCAACCACCGAagactccccaaaatccacctGTTGGTGCAACAGCCCCTCCAGGTGGGTCACAGAGTCAATACCCGAGTCCCGTGCATGGGTATCCACCGGCACATCCCTTCCCAGAGAGTCCACTTTCGGGGAAGACAAGTCACATGGATGCCCTACGTGCGCATGCTCATGCAGCCAGCAATAGTCTTGGTTCCCATCATCCCGTGGAGCCGGTTCATGTGGATATTGATCCGGATCCAGAACCAGAAATTCCCAGTCCTCCGCAGCACATACAGCGTGGACCGAGTCCCGAAGCAAAACCAGATGACACCGAATGTCATAGGTCACAGTCTGCAAT ATTTGTGAGACGATGCGATCGTGGGGATTACAATTCGTGCACAAGGACAGATTTGGAATTTAAACCCGTTGCTGGGTCAACATTGGCGCGAAAGCGTGAAGAGAGGGACCGGAAATTGGCTGAGAGGGAACGTGAGAGACgacagcagcagcaacaacagcaacagcagcagcagcaacagcagcaacagGCTCAg CAACAGGCAAAGTTAAAGTCTGAAATTAAACCATTCAGTGATACTCCAGCCCTGAGGCAGCTTTCGGAGTACGCCAGGCCACATGTGGCCTTCAG CCCTGTTGAGCCGATGGTACCACCATATCATCCAATGGGCCCAATGTACAGTAGAGAAAG ATTAATCAACAATTTCAGAGAATTTGAAGAGTTGAAGAATCAACAAGCAGCTGCTGTGGGACCAGCTAATCCACATTGGATGGAGTTCTATCGCATGAG GGGCATTCATCCGTCGCAGTTTCCACTGTATGGCAATCCAGCGGCAATATCGCAACTTGAACGTGAAAGATTAG GTATTCCACCACCGCATCATGTAGGGCTCGATCCCAATGACCCAATG CAAGAAGCGGCAGGATTTCAGCTACCAC cGAATGTTCCACCCTATACTCGCCCGAATGTATTATTGCCTAGAGAACCACATCCTGATGTCCTTCTCCGTATGTCTTATGCTGATCAGATTCAG gcTGCTGAATTCCAACGTCTCGATCGAGCTCATTCATTCCACGAGCAGTACTTTCG ACATCATGAAAGGGAAATGAAAGTAAGAGCACTGGAGGAGGCAACACGTGGAAAACACTGA